Part of the Sphingorhabdus pulchriflava genome is shown below.
ATCGGGGCTGTTGCACACTTTCATGCCGCGCCCGCCGCCGCCGGATGCGGCCTTGATAATGACCGGATAGCCGACTTCTTCGGCAATCTTTTTGGCTTCGGTAATTTCGGAAACCGCGCCTTCGGATCCGGGAACCAGCGGGAGGCCAAGCTCACCCGCTGTCTTTTTCGCCATCACCTTGTCGCCCATTGTGCGGATGTGTTCGGGCTTGGGGCCGATGAAGGCGATGCCGTGACTCTCGACGATTTCGGCAAATTGGGCGTTTTCCGAGAGAAAGCCATAGCCGGGGTGGATCGCATCGGCATGGCTGATCTCGGCCGCCGAAATGATCGCCGGGATGTTGAGATAGCTGTCCTTCGCTGCGGGCGGGCCGATGCAGATGGCTTCATCGGCGAGGCGGACATGCATCGCGTCGGCATCAGCGGTGGAGTGAACGGCAACAGTCTTGATGCCCATTTCATGCGCCGCACGGTGGATACGCAAAGCGATTTCGCCGCGATTGGCGATCAGGATTTTTTCGATACCCATCGGTAGATTACTCGATAACCATCAGGGGCTGGTCGAACTCGACCGGCTGGCCGCTTTCAACGAAGATTGCCTTGACTGTGCCGCCATTGGGCGCGGTAATCGGGTTCATCACCTTCATCGCCTCGACGATCAGCAGGGTGTCGCCCGCGGACACCTTGTCGCCGACGCTGACAAAGGCCGGTGCGCCCGGCTCTGGCGTCAGATAGGCGGTGCCGACCATCGGCGATTTGACCGCATTGGCGGGTACAGCAGGAGCTGCTGCTTCGGCTGGGGCCGCGGGTGCTGCGACAGCGACCGGTGCAGCAACGGTAACCGGGGCTGCAGCAACCGCGTTGATCGTGCGCGCCACCTTAATCTTGCGATCACCATCTTCGACCTCGATTTCGCTGAGGCCCGTGTCGTTGAGCAACTCGGCCAGTTCGCGCACCAATTTGGTATCGACCTGCATCCCGCCGGTTTTGCCGTTCATGTAAATTCTCCGTTTGACCCTGTTGGGGCCGCTTTAATCAGAGACGCGCCGCCGCGTCCAGCGCCAGTTCATAGCTTTTTGCGCCATGC
Proteins encoded:
- the accB gene encoding acetyl-CoA carboxylase biotin carboxyl carrier protein, which gives rise to MNGKTGGMQVDTKLVRELAELLNDTGLSEIEVEDGDRKIKVARTINAVAAAPVTVAAPVAVAAPAAPAEAAAPAVPANAVKSPMVGTAYLTPEPGAPAFVSVGDKVSAGDTLLIVEAMKVMNPITAPNGGTVKAIFVESGQPVEFDQPLMVIE